The following proteins are encoded in a genomic region of Alnus glutinosa chromosome 8, dhAlnGlut1.1, whole genome shotgun sequence:
- the LOC133875074 gene encoding aspartic proteinase A1-like: MGVKHKSVVATFFLCFLLFPLVFSASDGGLFRIGLKKRKFDQNDRVATQLESKEGKSSRAIKKYRLHGNLGDPEDTDIVALKNYMDAQYFGEIGIGTPPQNFTVIFDTGSSNLWVPSSKCYFSVACYFHSKYKSSSSSTYKKNGKPADIHYGTGAISGYFSQDYVKVGDLVVKGQEFIEATREPSITFLVAKFDGILGLGFQEISVGNAVPVWYNMVNQGLVKEPVFSFWFNRNADEEEGGEIVFGGVDPNHYKGEHTYVPVTQKGYWQFDMGDVMIDGETTGFCVSTCSAIADSGTSLLVGPTSIITEVNHAIGATGVVSQECKAVVAEYGETIIKMILEKDQPQKICSQIGLCTFDGTRGVSMSIESVVGDDTQKASGGLRDGMCSTCEMAVVWMQNQLKQNQTLDHILNYVNELCDRLPSPMGESAVDCASLSSMPNVSFTIGGRVFDLSPEQYVLKVGEGDVAQCISGFTALDVPPPRGPLWILGDVFMGRYHTVFDYGNQRIGFAEAS, encoded by the exons ATGGGTGTCAAACACAAGTCCGTTGTGGCCACCTTCTTCCTTTGCTTCCTCTTGTTTCCCCTGGTCTTTTCTGCATCCGATGGTGGGCTATTCAGAATTGGATTAAAAAAGAGGAAGTTTGATCAAAATGACCGTGTTGCTACTCAGCTCGAGTCAAAGGAAGGGAAGTCTTCGAGAGCTATTAAGAAATATCGTCTTCATGGGAACTTGGGAGATCCAGAGGACACTGATATTGTAGCTCTAAAGAATTACATGGATGCCCAATATTTTGGAGAGATTGGTATTGGTACTCCTCCTCAGAATTTCACTGTAATATTTGATACCGGTAGTTCTAATTTGTGGGTGCCATCTTCTAAGTGTTACTTCTCG GTTGCATGCTACTTCCATTCCAAGTACAAGTCAAGCAGCTCAAGCACCTACAAGAAGAAtg GTAAACCAGCTGATATCCATTATGGAACCGGAGCTATTTCGGGGTACTTTAGCCAAGACTATGTGAAAGTCGGTGATCTTGTGGTCAAGGGTCAG GAATTTATTGAGGCAACTAGGGAGCCCAGCATCACATTCTTGGTGGCCAAGTTTGATGGAATTCTTGGCCTTGGATTTCAAGAGATTTCAGTTGGAAATGCTGTGCCTGTGTG GTACAACATGGTCAATCAAGGTCTTGTTAAAGAACcagttttctctttttggtttaaCCGGAATGCCGATGAAGAAGAAGGGGGTGAGATTGTTTTTGGTGGGGTGGATCCTAATCATTACAAGGGTGAACACACATATGTTCCTGTGACACAGAAAGGCTATTGGCAG TTTGATATGGGTGATGTCATGATTGATGGAGAAACAACTG GATTTTGTGTCAGTACATGTTCAGCAATTGCTGATTCGGGAACATCTTTGTTGGTTGGCCCAACG TCTATTATCACTGAAGTCAATCATGCAATTGGAGCCACTGGGGTTGTAAGTCAAGAATGCAAGGCTGTAGTTGCAGAATATGGAGAAACCATAATCAAGATGATATTAGAAAAG GACCAACCACAGAAAATCTGCTCACAGATTGGTTTGTGCACTTTTGATGGGACTCGAGGTGTGAG TATGAGCATTGAGAGTGTTGTCGGTGATGACACTCAAAAAGCATCTGGTGGTTTGCGTGATGGAATGTGCTCTACATGTGAGATGGCAGTCGTTTGGATGCAGAACCAACTTAAGCAGAATCAAACCCTGGACCATATACTTAACTATGTCAATGAG CTTTGTGACCGGCTGCCTAGTCCAATGGGAGAATCAGCAGTTGATTGTGCCAGTTTGTCTTCAATGCCTAATGTTTCCTTTACAATTGGTGGAAGGGTTTTCGACCTCAGTCCTGAGCAG TATGTCCTTAAAGTTGGTGAGGGAGATGTCGCTCAATGCATTAGTGGATTTACAGCTCTGGATGTACCACCTCCTCGTGGACCTCTCTG GATCTTGGGGGATGTTTTCATGGGTCGCTACCATACAGTATTTGACTATGGGAATCAGAGAATCGGATTTGCAGAAGCTTCCTAA
- the LOC133876497 gene encoding uncharacterized protein LOC133876497: MIQLLFTLVLAEMAVILILMFRTPVRKLVIMGLERSKQGRGPLVAKTVAGTMMVLFSSTVYSVMKIRKRSTEAGMLNPTDEVLMARRHLEASLVGFSLFLALMIDRLHYYIQELNLLRMGLVMERLRS; encoded by the exons ATGATTCAGCTTTTGTTTACGCTTGTGTTGGCGGAAATGGCTGTGATTCTGATCCTTATGTTCAGAACCCCAGTAAGGAAGTTGGTGATTATGGGGTTGGAGCGGTCGAAGCAGGGAAGGGGTCCGTTGGTGGCAAAGACCGTGGCAGGAACAATGATGGTGCTCTTTAGCTCCACCGTATATAGTGTGATGAAAATCCGGAAACGTTCAACCGAAGCCGGCATGCTTAATCCAACCGATGAGGTTCTTATGGCACGTCGTCATCTGGAAGCGTCTCTTGTAG GATTCTCCCTATTCCTTGCACTAATGATAGACAGACTACATTATTATATTCAAGAGCTCAATCTACTGAGGATGGGCTTGGTCATGGAGCGACTAAGAAGTTAA
- the LOC133876324 gene encoding mitogen-activated protein kinase kinase kinase 18 has product MEWKRGPTLGRGSTATVSLATASPSGELFAVKTTELSCSLFLQKEKHFLSQLSCPRIVKYIGFDVSYEDHDRPMYNLCMEYVPGGTLYDAIQRNRGCLDEPTMRTYTKQILQGLEYLHANGLVHCDIKSQNILIGKDGSKIADLGCAKSVGEVDAASALSGTPMFMAPEVARGEEQGFPADVWALGCTVIEMATGSTPWPDMNDPVSALYRIGFSGDLPAIPSWLSEKGKDFLSKCLRRDPRERWTAKELLYQHPFLAEVDSDHSVEIKEFTMSSPNSVLEQGFWDSLEVLKCPRNLTHEGISSDSPAERIKRLIGGTVPSVSCVPTWTYDEDWVTVRSNGVEEDEKFSGEFDVLMADESVMGDLISAPLLEELENSIFDEDLFVNSADSFSTITATSVRRGFMMACESVKDDIVLIISNCETDNEKFCLHPSQLFDLNTPKSIEYNLIFFVQNISIALILRPSQGNFAEIDMNV; this is encoded by the coding sequence atgGAGTGGAAAAGGGGGCCGACCTTAGGCCGCGGTTCCACCGCCACCGTCTCACTGGCTACTGCCAGCCCGTCAGGCGAGCTCTTCGCGGTGAAGACCACCGAGCTCTCTTGCTCTCTGTTTCTGCAGAAAGAGAAACATTTTCTGTCTCAACTGAGTTGTCCTCGCATAGTTAAGTACATAGGCTTTGATGTTTCATATGAAGATCATGATAGGCCTATGTACAATCTTTGTATGGAGTACGTACCTGGTGGCACGCTTTACGATGCAATTCAGAGGAACCGAGGCTGCCTAGATGAGCCCACGATGAGAACATACACAAAGCAAATTCTGCAGGGCTTGGAATACCTTCATGCAAATGGATTGGTGCATTGTGATATAAAGAGCCAGAACATATTGATAGGCAAAGACGGTTCGAAAATTGCTGACTTGGGTTGCGCTAAATCGGTAGGAGAAGTTGATGCCGCATCAGCACTTTCCGGTACACCGATGTTTATGGCGCCTGAAGTGGCGCGTGGAGAGGAGCAGGGATTTCCAGCTGATGTATGGGCTCTTGGATGCACGGTCATTGAAATGGCTACTGGGAGTACCCCATGGCCGGACATGAATGACCCGGTATCAGCTCTTTATCGGATTGGATTTTCCGGTGATTTGCCGGCGATTCCAAGTTGGTTGTCAGAGAAAGGTAAGGACTTTCTGAGCAAGTGTTTGAGGAGGGATCCAAGGGAGCGATGGACAGCTAAAGAGCTTCTTTATCAGCATCCATTTCTTGCAGAAGTAGATTCTGATCATTCTGTGGAAATTAAGGAGTTCACCATGAGTTCTCCAAATAGTGTATTGGAACAAGGTTTTTGGGATTCATTAGAAGTCTTGAAATGTCCTAGAAATCTGACCCATGAAGGTATTTCATCCGATTCTCCAGCTGAAAGGATCAAGAGGTTGATTGGAGGGACTGTGCCATCAGTTTCATGTGTGCCCACCTGGACTTATGATGAAGATTGGGTCACAGTGAGAAGCAATGGCGTAgaggaagatgagaaattctCTGGCGAATTTGATGTGCTCATGGCGGATGAATCAGTCATGGGTGATCTAATTAGTGCTCCATTATTGGAAGAGCTTGAAAACTCAATCTTTGATGAGGATTTGTTTGTAAACTCTGCTGACAGTTTTAGTACTATTACCGCTACTAGTGTTAGGAGAGGCTTTATGATGGCATGTGAGAGTGTTAAAGACGATATTGTATTGATAATTTCCAATTGTGAAACTGACAATGAAAAGTTTTGTTTGCATCCATCTCAGTTATTTGATCTGAATACTCCTAAATCCATTGAATACAATCTTATCTTCTTTGTGCAAAATATCTCAATTGCTTTAATTTTGCGGCCAAGCCAAGGTAACTTTGCAGAGATTGATATGAATgtttaa